Proteins co-encoded in one Longimicrobiales bacterium genomic window:
- a CDS encoding ABC transporter ATP-binding protein, translated as MIDAHGFARNGAVLAGRGLVKRYTEEDGSELVILDGVDIEVSAGEAVAIIGASGAGKSTLLHLLGCLDRPTAGTVLVDGRAVDELADRELAAVRNRSIGFVFQFHHLLREFTALENVMMPQLIAGTSEPEAAERSRELLSAVGLAERASHRSSQLSGGEQQRVAVARALANRPAVLIADEPSGNLDTHTSEQLHALFFELRRTTGVALVMATHNRELAEQTDRILLLKEGHLRSNVSSQ; from the coding sequence ATGATTGACGCGCACGGCTTCGCCCGGAACGGCGCGGTACTCGCAGGTCGCGGCCTGGTAAAGCGTTACACCGAAGAGGATGGCAGCGAACTCGTCATTCTCGACGGGGTAGACATCGAGGTCTCGGCGGGCGAGGCGGTCGCGATCATCGGCGCCTCGGGGGCGGGAAAATCGACGCTGCTGCACCTGCTCGGCTGCCTCGACCGGCCCACGGCCGGGACGGTCCTGGTCGACGGCCGGGCGGTCGACGAGCTGGCCGACCGGGAGCTCGCCGCCGTGCGCAACCGGTCCATCGGCTTCGTCTTTCAGTTCCATCACCTGCTGCGTGAGTTCACAGCGCTGGAAAACGTGATGATGCCGCAGTTGATCGCCGGAACGTCGGAGCCGGAGGCGGCGGAGCGTTCGCGGGAGCTGCTGAGCGCGGTAGGCCTGGCGGAACGGGCGTCGCATCGCTCCTCGCAGCTCAGTGGCGGCGAGCAGCAGCGGGTTGCGGTCGCGCGGGCACTCGCGAACCGGCCGGCGGTACTGATCGCGGACGAGCCGAGCGGCAACCTGGACACGCATACGAGCGAGCAGCTCCATGCGCTGTTCTTCGAGCTGCGCCGCACGACCGGGGTCGCGCTCGTCATGGCCACGCACAACCGCGAGCTGGCCGAGCAGACCGACCGGATCCTCCTGCTCAAGGAGGGTCACCTTCGAAGCAACGTTTCGTCGCAGTAG
- a CDS encoding FtsX-like permease family protein: MRNLEWYVARRYLASRRKGRFVSLITLIAVGGVTLGVMALICVIAVMTGLQRDLQEKILGSNPHVYVFEQGQGFRLSGWQEVLPEVLDTEGVVSAEPFVLAQVGVLGQTATPGSLYGIKPGIAPEPLTDIERGLRDGTYALGPTQSGYPGVLVGSRLAQRLGVLPGDTVTVGSFENIKTGPLGELMPELANFEVTGVFQTGMYEYDLNFMYAEMAPVQELLDYDSATVSGIAVNITDPWQAEDVAGALFTKLGFPYYTDNWMTLNASLFSALKLEKLAMAIILFLIVVVAAFNIVSTLIMVVTDKTREIGILKSMGLTDSAVLRIFLLQGLAIGLIGTLLGSIGGFLLVWLLDRYQFIELPGDVYFIDRLPVALDPLDVVLILVASIAVALIATIYPARTASRLQPVDAIRHD, from the coding sequence GTGCGCAACCTCGAGTGGTACGTCGCCCGGCGCTACCTGGCGAGCCGTCGCAAGGGCCGCTTCGTCTCCCTCATCACGCTGATCGCGGTCGGTGGCGTCACCCTGGGCGTGATGGCGCTGATCTGCGTCATTGCGGTGATGACGGGACTGCAGCGCGACCTGCAGGAGAAGATCCTCGGCAGCAACCCGCACGTCTACGTGTTCGAGCAGGGGCAGGGCTTCCGCCTGAGCGGCTGGCAGGAAGTGCTGCCGGAGGTGCTGGATACCGAGGGCGTCGTGAGTGCCGAGCCGTTCGTGCTCGCCCAGGTCGGTGTGCTGGGCCAGACGGCGACACCCGGCTCGCTGTACGGGATCAAGCCCGGGATAGCACCGGAGCCGCTGACGGACATCGAGCGCGGGCTCCGCGACGGCACCTACGCGCTGGGTCCGACGCAGAGCGGCTATCCCGGCGTGCTCGTCGGCAGCCGACTTGCGCAGCGCCTCGGCGTTCTGCCGGGGGACACCGTGACCGTCGGCTCGTTCGAGAACATCAAGACGGGTCCCCTCGGCGAGCTGATGCCCGAGCTCGCGAATTTCGAGGTGACCGGCGTCTTCCAGACGGGGATGTACGAGTACGACCTGAATTTCATGTACGCCGAAATGGCACCCGTCCAGGAGCTGCTCGACTACGATTCCGCCACGGTCTCGGGGATTGCGGTGAACATCACGGATCCCTGGCAGGCGGAGGACGTGGCCGGCGCCCTCTTCACGAAGCTCGGGTTCCCGTACTACACCGACAACTGGATGACACTGAACGCCTCGCTCTTCTCGGCTCTCAAGCTCGAGAAGCTGGCAATGGCGATCATCCTGTTCCTGATCGTGGTGGTTGCCGCGTTCAATATCGTGAGCACCCTGATCATGGTGGTCACCGACAAGACGCGGGAGATCGGGATCCTGAAATCCATGGGACTCACGGACAGCGCGGTGCTCCGCATCTTCCTGCTGCAGGGGCTTGCCATCGGGCTGATCGGTACGCTGCTGGGCTCGATCGGCGGGTTCCTCCTGGTCTGGCTGCTGGACCGCTACCAGTTCATCGAGCTGCCCGGCGACGTGTATTTCATCGATCGACTGCCGGTCGCGCTGGACCCGCTCGACGTCGTGCTGATCCTGGTCGCCAGCATCGCGGTCGCGCTGATCGCGACGATCTATCCGGCGCGCACCGCCTCGCGCCTGCAGCCGGTCGACGCGATCCGCCATGATTGA